Proteins encoded together in one Pseudomonas sp. ADAK13 window:
- a CDS encoding autotransporter assembly complex protein TamA, with translation MKFPGRFTSGLILLFTSCGALAQSELDVRIKPSNDALKANIEGYIGGVGDRDEEALQRFSRGAEEQARKAAQALGFYQPQIASDVKGGKNPRLILTIDPGEPVHLRNVTIRVDGQAADLKAFRVPGSDELKPGAVLNHGNYEDAKRVIQNQASRYGFFSGRFTRQKLSVDPQAGVADIELIYDSGPRYTLGKVSFAGDTPFDEDLLQRMVPFKSGAPYDSELIAELNQNLQGSGFFEGVRVDAAPAASTNDVIPVAVQLETRKPRTMGLGLGYSTDVGPRGKANWTRHWVNPQGHSYGWEAELSAPRQNVGLWYDIPLDPPLTDKLRFAGGYQNEEIANTDTLSKLLTLGPEWHSKLPSGWTRVISLKWQREEYRLGNDSGLSTLLMPGISYSYLRSDNRIDPHNGYRLLFDAKVAKEGLGSDTNLLYGTATIKGLTTLWDNHRFLARAQFGGSATNGYKSVPPSLRFFAGGDQSVRGYEYQTLSPENDRGDRIGGRYMVALSAEYQYSIAEKWRIATFIDQGNSFNTLEMPSLKTGVGVGVRWVSPVGPIRLDLAHALEDPGGIRLHFSMGPEL, from the coding sequence ATGAAGTTTCCAGGAAGATTTACCAGCGGCTTGATTCTGCTGTTCACGAGCTGCGGCGCCTTGGCGCAAAGCGAATTGGATGTGCGCATCAAACCTTCAAACGACGCGTTGAAAGCCAACATCGAAGGCTATATCGGCGGGGTCGGCGATCGTGACGAAGAAGCCCTGCAACGGTTCAGCCGTGGCGCCGAGGAGCAGGCCCGCAAGGCCGCCCAGGCGTTGGGTTTCTACCAGCCGCAGATCGCCAGTGACGTGAAGGGCGGCAAGAACCCGCGCCTGATCCTCACCATCGACCCCGGCGAACCGGTGCATTTGCGCAATGTGACTATTAGGGTCGATGGCCAGGCGGCCGACCTCAAAGCCTTTCGCGTGCCCGGCAGCGACGAACTCAAACCCGGTGCCGTGCTCAACCATGGCAATTACGAAGACGCCAAGCGCGTTATCCAGAACCAGGCATCACGCTACGGCTTTTTCAGCGGGCGCTTTACCCGCCAGAAACTCTCGGTGGACCCCCAGGCGGGCGTGGCCGATATCGAACTCATTTATGACAGCGGCCCACGTTACACCCTGGGCAAGGTCAGCTTTGCCGGCGACACCCCCTTCGATGAAGACCTGCTGCAACGCATGGTGCCGTTCAAGAGCGGCGCACCCTACGACTCCGAACTGATCGCCGAACTCAACCAGAACCTGCAAGGCAGCGGTTTTTTTGAAGGCGTACGCGTGGACGCCGCTCCCGCCGCGTCGACTAACGACGTGATCCCTGTGGCCGTGCAACTCGAAACCCGCAAGCCCCGCACCATGGGCCTGGGCCTGGGTTACTCGACCGACGTCGGGCCGCGCGGCAAGGCCAACTGGACGCGCCATTGGGTCAACCCCCAGGGCCATAGTTATGGCTGGGAAGCCGAGCTGTCGGCGCCCCGGCAGAACGTCGGGCTGTGGTACGACATTCCCCTGGACCCGCCCCTGACCGACAAACTGCGTTTCGCCGGCGGCTACCAGAATGAAGAAATCGCCAACACCGACACCCTGAGTAAATTGCTCACCCTCGGCCCCGAGTGGCACAGCAAGTTGCCCAGCGGCTGGACGCGGGTGATCTCGCTCAAGTGGCAGCGCGAAGAATATCGCCTGGGCAACGACTCGGGCCTGAGCACGCTGCTGATGCCGGGCATCAGTTACTCCTACCTGCGCAGTGACAACCGCATCGACCCGCACAACGGCTATCGCCTGTTGTTCGACGCCAAGGTCGCCAAGGAAGGGCTGGGTTCCGACACCAACCTGCTTTACGGCACGGCGACGATCAAGGGCCTGACCACGTTGTGGGACAACCACCGCTTCCTGGCCCGCGCGCAATTTGGCGGCAGTGCCACCAATGGCTACAAGTCCGTGCCGCCGTCGTTGCGGTTTTTTGCCGGCGGCGACCAGAGCGTGCGCGGTTACGAGTACCAGACCCTGTCGCCGGAGAATGACCGTGGCGACCGCATCGGTGGCCGCTACATGGTGGCCCTGAGCGCCGAGTATCAATATTCCATCGCCGAAAAATGGCGGATCGCGACCTTTATCGACCAAGGCAACTCGTTCAACACCCTGGAAATGCCGAGCCTGAAAACCGGTGTGGGTGTGGGCGTGCGCTGGGTGTCGCCGGTCGGTCCGATCCGCCTCGACCTGGCCCATGCCCTCGAAGATCCGGGCGGCATTCGTTTGCACTTTTCCATGGGGCCTGAGCTGTGA
- a CDS encoding GNAT family N-acetyltransferase, which produces MPDTSTAIAQIHMLDSGYSREARSLLYQAYRHEPTFAYIFEAERPGYEQRVRATVRELVKQHFFQNLPAIGLLVNDRLIGIALIAPPTRRLGITESWAWQLRMWLSTGVRGTRRYLEYHQAVLACLPSDSVHVLPLLGIHPQFQGKHYGEQLLEAVHNWCAEDPHSSGVVLDTGNSRYLEFYKRQGYEEIGEVAVGPVLEHVFFHANPQVLQAATV; this is translated from the coding sequence ATGCCTGACACCTCGACTGCCATCGCCCAGATTCACATGCTCGACAGCGGCTATTCCCGCGAAGCCCGTTCCCTGCTGTACCAGGCCTATCGCCATGAGCCGACGTTCGCCTACATCTTTGAAGCCGAACGTCCCGGCTACGAACAGCGGGTGCGCGCCACGGTGCGTGAGCTGGTCAAGCAGCACTTCTTCCAGAACCTGCCGGCTATTGGCCTGCTGGTCAACGACCGGTTGATCGGCATCGCCCTGATCGCGCCGCCCACGCGACGCCTGGGCATTACCGAAAGCTGGGCCTGGCAATTGCGCATGTGGCTGAGCACCGGGGTGCGTGGCACCCGGCGCTACCTGGAATATCACCAGGCCGTGTTGGCGTGCCTGCCCTCGGACTCGGTGCATGTGCTGCCGCTGCTGGGGATTCACCCGCAATTCCAGGGCAAACACTACGGCGAGCAATTGCTCGAAGCGGTTCACAACTGGTGCGCCGAAGACCCGCATTCTTCCGGTGTGGTGTTGGATACGGGGAATTCTCGCTACCTGGAGTTCTATAAACGCCAGGGCTATGAAGAGATCGGCGAGGTGGCTGTAGGACCTGTCCTGGAGCACGTTTTCTTTCACGCAAATCCGCAGGTGTTACAGGCTGCAACGGTTTAA
- the xthA gene encoding exodeoxyribonuclease III — translation MKIVSFNINGLRARPHQLAALIEKHQPDVIGLQETKVHDDQFPLDEIKALGYHVYYHGQKGHYGVALLSRQEPLALHKGFASDEEDAQRRFIWGTFADANGNPITIMNGYFPQGESRDHPTKFPAKQRFYEDLQTLLESQFSNDQAVVVMGDVNISPEDCDIGIGADNAKRWLKTGKCSFLPEEREWMARLKNWGLVDSFRHLNPDVADRFSWFDYRSRGFEDEPKRGLRIDVIMASQGLLPRVKDAGVDYDLRGMEKPSDHAPIWLELS, via the coding sequence ATGAAAATCGTCTCTTTCAATATCAACGGGCTGCGCGCCCGCCCTCATCAGCTGGCGGCACTGATCGAGAAACACCAGCCGGACGTGATCGGCCTGCAGGAAACCAAGGTCCACGACGACCAGTTCCCGCTGGATGAGATCAAGGCCCTGGGCTATCACGTGTATTACCACGGGCAGAAAGGCCACTATGGTGTTGCCCTGCTCTCGCGCCAGGAACCGCTGGCGCTGCATAAAGGCTTTGCCAGTGACGAAGAAGACGCCCAGCGCCGGTTTATCTGGGGCACCTTCGCCGATGCCAACGGCAACCCGATTACCATCATGAACGGCTATTTCCCACAGGGCGAAAGCCGCGACCACCCTACCAAGTTCCCGGCCAAGCAACGTTTCTACGAAGACCTGCAAACCTTGCTGGAGTCGCAGTTCAGCAATGACCAGGCCGTGGTGGTGATGGGCGATGTGAATATTTCCCCGGAAGACTGCGACATCGGCATCGGTGCCGACAATGCCAAGCGTTGGCTTAAAACCGGCAAGTGCAGCTTCCTGCCGGAAGAGCGCGAGTGGATGGCCCGCCTGAAGAACTGGGGCCTGGTGGACAGCTTCCGTCACCTCAACCCGGACGTCGCCGACCGCTTCAGCTGGTTCGATTACCGCAGCCGCGGTTTTGAAGACGAGCCCAAGCGCGGGCTGCGGATCGACGTGATCATGGCCTCCCAAGGCCTGTTGCCGCGGGTGAAGGACGCCGGTGTGGACTACGACCTGCGCGGTATGGAAAAACCCTCCGATCATGCGCCGATCTGGCTGGAACTGAGCTGA
- a CDS encoding substrate-binding domain-containing protein gives MMLRVLSLLALLSAFPLTAFSTPLPFPDHGPALRIQGSNTIGAALGPALVKGLMEQQGLQGVHSEPSDQANEQQIVGKTRQGQQVTIEVAAHGSSTGFAALKKANADLAASSRPIKDSELVELEPLGDLKSPDAEQVIAIDGLAIILNPRNPLNTLNTEQLAQIFSGDVSTWEQLGGIGGKIQVYARDDQSGTYDTFKELVLSRRGKSLEASAKRFESSEQLSDAVSHDPQGIGFIGLPYVRQAKAVAIVDGDSQPMLPLNSLIATEDYPLSRRLFFYLPPVAQNPWAKALVDFAQSSKGQAIVAANGFIAQQVQAMTVEPRAPMPEDYQGIARQAQRLTVNFRFEEGSASLDNKARQDLTRVVAYIKSHRKLDKQVTLVGFGDAKNDAQRAALLSKLRAMAVRRELVKSGVVLRDIRGFGAEMPVAANTADEGRIKNRRVEVWVY, from the coding sequence ATGATGCTGCGCGTTCTATCCCTGCTGGCCCTGCTCAGCGCATTCCCCCTCACCGCCTTTTCCACCCCGCTGCCCTTCCCCGATCACGGCCCGGCCTTGCGTATCCAGGGTTCCAACACCATCGGCGCGGCACTGGGCCCGGCGCTGGTCAAGGGACTGATGGAGCAACAAGGTTTGCAAGGCGTGCACAGCGAGCCGTCTGACCAAGCCAACGAACAGCAGATCGTCGGCAAGACTCGCCAGGGCCAACAGGTGACGATAGAAGTGGCCGCCCATGGTTCCAGCACCGGGTTCGCCGCACTGAAAAAAGCCAACGCCGACCTCGCGGCGTCGTCCCGGCCGATAAAAGACAGTGAGTTGGTGGAGCTGGAGCCCCTGGGCGACCTGAAAAGCCCGGACGCCGAACAAGTCATCGCGATTGATGGCCTGGCGATCATCCTCAACCCGCGCAACCCGCTGAATACATTGAACACTGAGCAACTGGCGCAGATTTTCAGCGGCGACGTCTCGACCTGGGAACAACTGGGCGGTATCGGCGGCAAGATTCAGGTGTACGCGCGGGATGATCAATCCGGCACCTACGATACGTTCAAGGAGTTGGTGCTCAGCCGTCGCGGCAAATCCCTGGAGGCCAGCGCCAAACGGTTCGAGTCCAGTGAGCAGTTGTCGGATGCGGTCAGCCACGATCCCCAGGGCATCGGCTTTATCGGGCTGCCCTACGTGCGCCAGGCCAAGGCAGTGGCCATTGTCGACGGTGACTCGCAGCCCATGCTGCCGTTGAACAGCCTGATTGCCACCGAGGATTACCCGTTGTCACGCCGGTTGTTTTTCTATCTGCCGCCGGTTGCGCAGAATCCGTGGGCCAAGGCGTTGGTGGACTTTGCGCAAAGCAGCAAGGGCCAGGCGATCGTCGCCGCCAACGGGTTTATCGCACAGCAGGTGCAGGCCATGACCGTGGAGCCGCGCGCGCCGATGCCCGAGGATTACCAGGGGATTGCCCGGCAGGCACAACGGCTGACCGTGAACTTCCGGTTTGAGGAAGGCAGCGCCAGCCTCGACAACAAGGCGCGCCAAGACTTGACGCGTGTGGTGGCTTATATAAAGAGCCACCGCAAGCTGGACAAGCAGGTAACGCTGGTGGGGTTTGGGGATGCCAAAAATGATGCGCAGCGAGCGGCGCTGCTGTCGAAACTGCGGGCGATGGCGGTGCGCAGGGAGTTGGTTAAAAGTGGCGTGGTGCTGAGGGATATCCGCGGCTTTGGCGCCGAGATGCCGGTGGCGGCGAATACGGCGGATGAGGGGCGGATCAAGAACCGGCGGGTGGAGGTTTGGGTTTACTGA
- a CDS encoding acyl-CoA dehydrogenase encodes MDFAYSPKVQELRERVTAFMDAYVYPAEPVFERQVSEGDRWQPTAIMEELKAKAKAEGLWNLFLPESELGAGLTNLEYAPLAEIMGRSLLGPEPFNCSAPDTGNMEVLVRYANEEQKQRWLEPLLRGEIRSAFAMTEPDVASSDATNMAARAVRDGDEWVINGKKWWTSGACDPRCKILIFMGLSNPDAPRHQQHSMILVPVDAPGVKIVRPLPVFGYDDAPHGHAEVLFENVRVPYENVLLGEGRGFEIAQGRLGPGRIHHCMRSIGMAERALELMCKRSVSRTAFGKPLARLGGNIDKIADSRMEIDMARLLTLKAAYMMDTVGNKVAKSEIAQIKVVAPNVALKVIDRAIQIHGGAGVSNDFPLAYMYAMQRTLRLADGPDEVHRAAIGKFEIGKYVPREMMRSGQ; translated from the coding sequence ATGGATTTCGCCTATTCGCCCAAGGTTCAGGAACTGCGTGAACGCGTCACCGCCTTCATGGACGCTTACGTCTACCCGGCCGAGCCGGTGTTTGAACGCCAGGTCAGCGAAGGAGATCGCTGGCAGCCCACCGCAATCATGGAAGAGTTGAAAGCCAAGGCTAAAGCCGAAGGCCTGTGGAACCTGTTCCTGCCGGAGTCCGAGCTGGGTGCCGGCCTGACCAACCTCGAATACGCCCCCCTGGCCGAAATCATGGGCCGCTCCTTGCTGGGGCCGGAGCCGTTCAACTGCTCCGCACCCGACACCGGCAACATGGAAGTGCTGGTGCGCTACGCCAACGAAGAGCAGAAACAACGCTGGCTCGAACCGTTGCTGCGGGGCGAGATTCGTTCGGCGTTCGCCATGACCGAGCCGGACGTGGCTTCTTCCGATGCCACCAACATGGCTGCCCGTGCGGTACGTGACGGCGACGAGTGGGTGATCAACGGCAAAAAATGGTGGACCTCCGGCGCCTGCGACCCGCGCTGCAAGATCCTGATCTTCATGGGCCTGAGCAACCCGGATGCACCGCGCCACCAACAGCACTCAATGATTCTGGTACCGGTGGATGCGCCCGGTGTGAAGATCGTGCGCCCGCTGCCGGTGTTCGGCTACGACGACGCGCCCCACGGCCACGCCGAAGTGCTGTTTGAGAACGTCCGTGTGCCGTACGAAAACGTGCTGCTGGGCGAGGGCCGGGGCTTTGAAATTGCCCAGGGCCGCCTTGGCCCGGGCCGTATCCACCACTGCATGCGCTCCATCGGCATGGCCGAGCGTGCCCTGGAGCTGATGTGCAAGCGCTCTGTCAGCCGTACCGCCTTCGGCAAGCCGTTGGCCCGTCTTGGAGGCAACATCGACAAGATCGCCGACTCGCGGATGGAAATCGACATGGCGCGCCTGCTGACCCTGAAGGCCGCCTACATGATGGACACCGTGGGCAACAAGGTCGCGAAAAGCGAAATCGCGCAGATCAAGGTGGTGGCGCCGAACGTGGCGTTGAAGGTGATCGACCGGGCGATCCAGATCCACGGCGGGGCGGGTGTTTCCAACGACTTCCCGCTGGCCTACATGTACGCCATGCAGCGCACCCTGCGCCTGGCCGACGGCCCGGACGAAGTGCACCGGGCAGCGATCGGCAAGTTCGAGATCGGCAAGTATGTACCGCGGGAGATGATGCGCAGCGGGCAGTAA
- a CDS encoding LysR family transcriptional regulator, translated as MNLSKVDLNLFIVFDAIYTEANLTRAGQIVGITQPAVSNALARLRETFNDPLFVRTAQGMVPTPMAQNIIGPVRNALSLLRVSVQESRIFNPQQAAKTYRISMTDLTEAVILPPLFQRLRRLAPTVVIESFLSKRRETTKELAAGRLDFAVDAPLNTDPQVRHVKLMEDRYVCAMRKGHPMAGKEKLTLDDYLSLTHIHISSRRNGLGHVDLALGKMGLQRKIALRSQHYLMASQVLQQTDMVMTVPERFARRHELHWFNLPVNDVPMVETHLYWHESTDQDPANRWMREQMIELCQQVTAHEKKLDKQQA; from the coding sequence ATGAATCTGAGCAAGGTCGACCTCAACCTTTTCATCGTCTTTGACGCGATCTACACCGAAGCCAACCTGACCCGCGCCGGGCAGATTGTCGGGATTACCCAGCCAGCGGTGTCGAACGCTCTGGCACGCCTGCGGGAGACGTTCAACGACCCGCTGTTCGTGCGCACTGCCCAGGGCATGGTGCCCACCCCCATGGCCCAGAACATCATCGGCCCGGTGCGCAATGCGCTGTCGCTGCTGCGGGTGTCGGTGCAGGAAAGCCGGATTTTCAACCCGCAGCAGGCCGCCAAGACCTACCGCATCAGCATGACCGACCTTACCGAAGCGGTGATTCTGCCGCCGCTGTTCCAGCGCCTGCGCCGCCTGGCGCCGACGGTGGTGATCGAGAGCTTCCTGTCCAAACGCCGGGAAACCACCAAGGAACTGGCCGCCGGTCGCCTGGATTTTGCCGTGGATGCGCCGCTCAACACCGACCCGCAAGTGCGCCACGTCAAGCTGATGGAAGACCGCTACGTGTGTGCCATGCGCAAGGGCCATCCGATGGCGGGCAAGGAAAAGCTCACCCTCGATGACTACTTGTCCCTGACGCACATTCATATCTCCAGCCGGCGCAATGGCCTGGGCCACGTGGACCTGGCGTTGGGCAAGATGGGCCTGCAACGCAAGATCGCCCTGCGCTCCCAACATTATTTGATGGCCTCGCAAGTGCTGCAGCAGACCGACATGGTCATGACCGTGCCGGAGCGCTTTGCCCGGCGCCATGAACTGCACTGGTTCAACCTGCCGGTGAACGATGTGCCGATGGTGGAAACCCATTTGTACTGGCACGAAAGCACCGACCAAGACCCCGCCAACCGCTGGATGCGCGAGCAAATGATCGAGTTGTGCCAGCAGGTGACGGCTCATGAGAAGAAGCTGGATAAGCAGCAGGCGTGA
- a CDS encoding MerR family transcriptional regulator — protein MSTTYSISDLARELDITTRAIRFYEEQGLLSPERRGQERIYSPRDKVSLKLILRGKRIGFSLAECRELIELYDPTSGNQKQLHSMLAKIAERREQLEQQLLDIEQMKLELDTAEERCTQALEQTIQSQVGHS, from the coding sequence ATGAGCACGACCTACAGCATCTCCGACCTCGCCCGCGAGCTCGATATCACCACCCGCGCCATTCGCTTCTATGAAGAACAAGGCCTGCTGTCCCCGGAACGCCGGGGCCAGGAGCGTATTTATTCGCCGCGTGACAAGGTCAGCCTGAAGCTCATCCTGCGGGGCAAACGCATCGGGTTCTCCCTGGCCGAGTGCCGGGAGCTGATCGAACTCTACGACCCCACCAGCGGCAATCAGAAACAGCTGCACAGCATGCTGGCGAAAATCGCCGAGCGTCGCGAACAGCTGGAGCAACAGTTGCTGGACATCGAACAGATGAAACTGGAACTGGACACCGCCGAAGAGCGTTGCACCCAGGCGCTGGAACAGACCATTCAGAGCCAGGTTGGCCATTCATAA
- a CDS encoding hydroxymethylglutaryl-CoA lyase: MSLPSHVRLVEVGPRDGLQNEAQPISVADKVQLVDALSAAGLGYIEVGSFVSPKWVPQMAGSAEVFAQIQRKPGVTYGALAPNLRGFEDALAAGVKEVAVFAAASEAFSQRNINCSISESLERFAPIMDAARQHGVSVRGYVSCVLGCPYEGQVAPEQVAAVARELFAMGCYEVSLGDTIGTGTAGATRRMFEVVGAQVPRDKLAGHFHDTYGQAIANIYASLEEGIQVFDSSIAGLGGCPYAKGASGNVATEDVLYLLNGLGIETGIDMDKLILAGQQICTVLGRPTGSRVAKARNAT; encoded by the coding sequence ATGTCCCTCCCCTCTCATGTGCGCCTGGTGGAAGTCGGCCCCCGCGACGGCCTGCAGAATGAAGCGCAACCCATCAGCGTCGCCGACAAGGTGCAATTGGTGGACGCCCTGAGCGCCGCCGGCCTGGGCTACATCGAAGTCGGCAGTTTTGTGTCGCCCAAGTGGGTGCCGCAAATGGCCGGGTCCGCCGAGGTGTTTGCGCAGATCCAGCGCAAGCCCGGGGTGACCTACGGTGCGCTGGCGCCAAACCTGCGGGGCTTTGAAGATGCCCTGGCCGCCGGTGTGAAGGAAGTCGCGGTGTTTGCGGCAGCGTCCGAGGCGTTCTCCCAACGCAACATCAATTGTTCCATCAGCGAAAGCCTGGAGCGCTTCGCGCCGATCATGGACGCGGCCCGGCAGCATGGCGTGAGCGTGCGGGGTTATGTGTCGTGCGTGTTGGGGTGCCCGTACGAAGGCCAGGTCGCGCCGGAGCAAGTGGCGGCGGTAGCCCGGGAGCTGTTTGCGATGGGCTGCTATGAAGTGTCCCTGGGCGACACCATCGGCACCGGTACGGCGGGCGCCACCCGGCGGATGTTCGAGGTGGTCGGCGCGCAGGTGCCACGGGACAAGCTGGCCGGGCATTTTCACGACACCTATGGCCAGGCCATCGCCAATATCTACGCCAGCCTTGAGGAAGGTATCCAGGTATTCGACAGCTCTATCGCGGGCCTCGGCGGCTGCCCCTATGCCAAGGGTGCCAGCGGTAACGTCGCCACTGAAGATGTGTTGTACCTGCTCAATGGCCTGGGCATCGAGACGGGTATCGACATGGACAAGCTGATTCTGGCGGGCCAGCAGATCTGTACGGTATTGGGCCGCCCCACCGGTTCACGCGTGGCCAAAGCCCGTAACGCCACCTGA
- a CDS encoding AMP-binding protein, giving the protein MDQTNQSYSRGRQDKTLLAMTIGQAFDNTVAQYPDGEALVVRHQPRRYTWRQLAETVDLHARAFLAMGMQTGDRLGIWAPNCAEWCISQIASAKLGVILVNINPAYRSSELEYVLKQSGCQWLVCAGSFKTSDYHGMLQELKPDLRGIISLDANPPPGFTPWSQLAALGAGVAPEQLHTRQASLHFDQPVNIQYTSGTTGFPKGATLSHHNILNNGYMVGESLGLTAQDRLVIPVPLYHCFGMVMGNLGCITHGTTMIYPNDGFDPLLTLTAVAEEQATGLYGVPTMFIAMLDHPRRGEFDLSRLRTGIMAGATCPIEVMRRVISEMHMSEVQIAYGMTETSPVSLQTGPDDDLERRVTTVGRTQPQLESKIIDEAGNTVARGQIGELCTRGYSVMLGYWNNPEATRGAIDEAGWMHTGDLATMDEHGYVCIAGRNKDMIIRGGENVYPRELEEFFFTHPAVADVQVIGIPDERYGEAIVAWIKFHPGHVANELELQTWCKGRIAHFKMPKHFKFVDEFPMTVTGKIQKFRMREIMIEELGEGGD; this is encoded by the coding sequence ATGGATCAGACGAATCAGAGTTACAGCCGTGGCAGGCAGGACAAGACCTTGCTGGCCATGACCATTGGCCAAGCCTTCGATAACACGGTTGCGCAGTACCCTGACGGCGAAGCGCTGGTGGTACGCCATCAACCGCGTCGCTACACCTGGCGGCAACTGGCAGAGACGGTTGATTTGCATGCGCGTGCGTTCCTGGCCATGGGCATGCAAACCGGCGACCGCCTGGGCATCTGGGCTCCCAACTGCGCGGAGTGGTGCATCAGCCAAATTGCCAGCGCCAAGCTCGGCGTGATTCTGGTCAATATCAACCCGGCGTATCGCAGCAGTGAGCTGGAGTACGTCCTCAAGCAATCCGGTTGCCAGTGGCTGGTGTGCGCCGGGTCATTCAAGACCTCCGATTACCACGGCATGTTGCAGGAACTGAAACCCGACCTGCGCGGCATCATCAGCCTCGATGCCAACCCGCCCCCGGGGTTCACGCCCTGGTCTCAATTGGCGGCGCTCGGCGCAGGCGTCGCGCCCGAGCAACTGCACACCCGCCAGGCCAGCCTGCACTTCGATCAACCCGTCAACATCCAGTACACCTCCGGCACCACCGGCTTCCCCAAGGGGGCCACCCTCAGTCACCACAACATCCTCAATAACGGCTATATGGTCGGCGAAAGCCTCGGCCTGACGGCGCAAGACCGCCTGGTGATTCCGGTGCCGCTGTATCACTGCTTCGGCATGGTGATGGGCAACCTGGGCTGCATCACCCACGGCACGACCATGATCTACCCGAATGACGGCTTCGACCCGCTGCTGACCCTGACCGCCGTCGCCGAAGAACAGGCCACCGGGCTCTACGGCGTGCCCACCATGTTTATTGCCATGCTCGATCACCCGCGCCGCGGCGAATTCGACCTGTCGCGCCTGCGCACCGGGATCATGGCGGGCGCCACCTGCCCGATCGAGGTGATGCGCCGGGTCATCAGCGAGATGCACATGAGCGAGGTACAGATTGCCTACGGCATGACCGAAACCAGCCCGGTGTCATTACAGACCGGGCCGGATGACGACCTGGAGCGGCGGGTGACCACCGTTGGGCGTACCCAGCCGCAACTGGAAAGCAAGATTATCGATGAGGCAGGCAACACTGTGGCCCGGGGCCAGATAGGCGAGCTGTGCACCCGTGGCTACAGCGTGATGCTTGGTTACTGGAACAATCCTGAGGCCACCCGCGGGGCCATTGATGAGGCGGGCTGGATGCACACCGGCGACCTGGCGACCATGGATGAGCACGGTTACGTGTGCATCGCCGGGCGCAACAAGGACATGATCATTCGCGGCGGCGAGAACGTGTACCCGCGGGAGCTGGAGGAGTTTTTCTTTACCCACCCGGCGGTGGCGGATGTGCAGGTGATCGGCATTCCCGATGAGCGCTATGGCGAGGCGATCGTCGCGTGGATCAAGTTCCACCCCGGGCATGTCGCCAACGAGCTTGAGCTGCAGACATGGTGCAAGGGGCGGATTGCGCACTTCAAGATGCCGAAGCATTTCAAATTTGTGGATGAGTTTCCGATGACGGTGACGGGGAAGATTCAGAAGTTTCGGATGCGGGAGATTATGATTGAGGAGTTGGGGGAGGGGGGGGATTGA